A segment of the Streptomyces pactum genome:
CCGAGCTTCGCGACGGTCGCGGGCGGTGGCCCGCCCGGCGTCATCGGCGCCCTGTCCGTGCCCGGCGTCGACGTCGACCTCGCCCACGTCCTGCACGGCGGGCAGTGCCTGCGCCCGTACCGGCCCGTTCCGGTGCGGGGCCGGGCGCGCGCCGCCTCGCGCATCGTCGCCGCGTACGACAAGGGCACGGCGGCCGTCCTCGTCCTGCGCACCGAGGTCACCGACGCGGACGGGCCGCTGTGGACCGACGAGGCCGAGATCTTCGTACGCGGGGAGGGCGGCTGGGGCGGAGAGCGGGGTCCGTCCGGGCGCCCGGCGCCGCCACCCGCCGCGGCACCGGACCATGTGGCCGAGCGGCCCGTACGTGAGGACCAGGCCCTGCTCCATCGGCTCTCCGGCGACTGGAACCCCCTGCACGCCGACCCGGAGTTCGCGGCGCGCGCCGGCTTCGACCGGCCCGTCCTGCACGGGCTGTGCACCTACGGCAGCACCCTCAAGTCGGTCGTCGACACGCTGCTGGACGGTGACGTGACCCGGGTGCGCGAGTACCGCACGCGGTTCGCCGGGGTCGTGTACCCGGGGGAGACCCTGCGGGTGCGCATGTGGCGGTCCGCGGTGCCGGACGGGGGCGGGCCGGTGCGGGACGGCGGTGGGCCGGTGCCGGACGACGGTGGCCTGGTGCGGGGCGGTGGGGACCCGGCGCGGGACGGCGAGGCGCCGGTGCCGGGCGACGGTGGCCCGGTGGGGGGCGGCGGTGGGGCGGTGCGGGTGGCCGTGAGCGCCGTCGAGAGGGGCGACGCCCCGGTCCTCGCCGACACCGTCGTCCGGTACGGGTGACGACACCGTCGTCCGGTACGGGAAACGACAACGGCCCCGTTCGCCGGAGTGGCGTACGGGGCCGGAGTCGCTTGCCTGCCTCCTACTTCGCGTGGCTCGCCACGTGACGTACCGTCAGGCCGCCGTTTCGGACACTTCGGCCGGCTTGCGGTGGCGGCCCCGTGGGGTCGCCGCGCCGTCCTGACTGGAGACCGGTCCTCGGTGCCGGCCGTGGCCGGTGTCGGTCTCGCGAACGTCGGCACCGTCGGCCTGCATCGGCTGGGTCGTGCTGGCGTCGTTCATCGGAAGGAATTCACCCCGTCAACATGATCTTTCCTACAGCCGGGCGAGTGTAACCGGCACACCTCGGCCCGAATCCAGGCGGCCACGCCAACCGGCACTACTTCGTTACAAGCCGTGCCAACGGGGCCTGTTGGAGGGGCACGGGGCGCCGCGGAGCGGGCGTCGCGGTGTCCGTTCCGCCGGGTTCGCCGGGCTCACCCGGAGCCGATTCCTCCGCATCCCACGCGGCCTCCGCCCGCCCACCGCTCGCCTCCGCCCGCCCACCGCTCGCGTCCCGCGCGGCCTCCGCCCGCACGCCGCTCGCGTCGGGCGCGGTCAGCCGAGCCACGCCGCACGGCAGCCGCGGGGTGGAGCACGGCAGACGCAGCTCCCCGTCCGCGGTCCACAGCCCGGCGCCCGTCAGCCACCCCTCCGGCGCGGGAAGGTGACGCACCTGCCGCTCGGCGGGCCGCCACACCCCGACCCAGCTCCCGAACGCGCCGTCCACGCGCAGCGCCACCGCGCAGCGCTCCGGCGTCAGCGCCTGGCCGGGCTGGATCGCGAACGGCGTCACGACGCAGTCCGGCAGCCGCAGGCACTCGGGGAAGCGCACCGGCAGCATGCTGCCCAGCACCCCCCAGCCGAGCCGGTCCTGCCCGGGCGAGGGCGCGTCCGAGCGGAGCAGCACCAGCCCGCTGTCCGGATCGGCCAGCAGTATCCGGTCGTCGCTGTCCGCGGCGATCTGCAGCAGCGGCGACACCTCGCCGTCCCGCTCCAGGTCCACCACGACCGCCTTGGTGCGCCCGCCGGTCTCCCGGTCCACGGCCAGTATCCGGCCCGTGCGGTCCAGCCATACCCCGCCCGAGCAGCGGCCGGGGATCTCGGCGACCCGCTCGGGCCCGAAGGCGCCGCCCGCGACCTGCCACAGCACCGTCGTGCGCGGGCCGACGGCGAGGGCGTACGCCCGCTCGCCGCCCGGGACCGGCGGCAGCAGCCGCAGCCCGGCCGAGTCCGCGGCGCACTCGACCGCACCGAGCGGCAGCTCGCCGGTGCCGGGCTCCGTCGGGTACAGCAGCGCGAAGACGTGCCGTCCGGCCGCGACGCGGTGGACCAGGACCCGCCCGTCGTCCATCGGCTGCACCTCCGTGCCGGGCTCCTCCGGCTGATGGCCGGGCAGCGGCACCGCGTACGGCTCGGGGCCGTCCAGGGTCCAGCGCTCCGGGTACCAGGAGTCTCCGCTCAGGGCGAGGCGGGCCGCGTAGGCGCCCTTCGCGGTGATGGTGCAGCCCGCCCGCGGTGGGCCGCCGTTCCCGGGGTTCGCCGAAGGCTCGATCGCACAGACTGTCATCGTTCGGTCACCTCCAGTGATGAAGCTAGTTTTCGTACGCACGGGCGGGGGGCCGGCCGCCGCACTCATCACACGTACGTGTGTCACAGGAACGATTCACCTGAGGGAACGGTGCGGTGTGTGCTGTGCCGGGGCGGGGCGGCGACGGGGGCCGCGGCGGGTACAACGGCACAGAACAGCCAGGTAGCCTTGCCCTTGTGCCCCGTCTGTCAGAAGTCATCGCCGCGCTGGAGAACCTGTGGCCCGCCGAGCGGGCCGAGTCCTGGGACGCCGTCGGCACCGTCGTGGGTGAGCCCGACCAGGAGGTCTCCCGGGTCCTGTTCGCCGTCGACCCGGTCCAGGAGATCGTCGACGAGGCGGTGAAGCTGGGCGCCGGCCTGCTGGTGACCCACCACCCGCTGTACCTGCGCGGGACGACGACGGTCGCGGCCTCCACCTTCAAGGGCCGCGTGGTGCACACGCTCATCAAGAACGACATCGCGCTGCACGTCGCCCACACCAACGCCGACACCGCCGACCCGGGCGTCTCCGACGCGCTGGCGGGCGCCCTCGACCTCCGCGTCGTGCGCCCCCTGGTGCCGGACCCCCACGACCCCGCGGGCCGCCGCGGCCTGGGCCGGGTCTGCGAACCGGAACACCCGCTGACCGTCCGCGAGCTCGCCGCCCGCGCCGCCGAGCGGCTGCCCGCCACCGCGCAGGGCATCCGCGTCGCCGGCGACCCGGAGGCGACCGTCCGCACGGTCGCCGTCAGCGGCGGCTCCGGCGACGGCCTCTTCGACCACGTACGGGCGGCCGGCGTCGACGCGTTCCTGACCGCGGACCTTCGCCACCACCCGGTGTCCGAGTTCTCCGCGGATCGCGCCCGCGGTCCCCTCGCGCTGCTCGACGCGGCGCACTGGGCCACCGAGTGGCCCTGGTGCGAGCTGGCCGCAGCCCAGCTCGACGAGATTTCCGACCGGCACGGCTGGGACCTCAGGGTCCACGTCTCCAAGACGGTCACCGACCCCTGGACCGCCCACGCGGCGTCCACCCCGACCTCCGACACAATGGGAGCCCCCAACTGAAAGCCGCGCCCGCCGACCAGATCCGACTCCTCGACGTCCAGGGCCTCGACGTGCGGCTCCAGCAGATCGCGCACAAGCGCAGGTCCCTGCCCGAGCACGCCGAGATCGAGTCGCTGACCAAGGACCTCACGCAGTTGCGCGACCTGCTCGTGGCCGCGCAGACCGAGGAGAGCGACTGCGCCCGCGAGCAGACCAAGGCCGAGCAGGACGTGGACCAGGTGCGCCAGCGCGCCACCCGCGACCAGCAGCGCCTGGACTCGGGCGCCGTCACCTCCCCGAAGGACCTGGAGAACCTCCAGCGCGAGATCGCCTCCCTCGCCAAGCGCCAGGGCGACCTCGAGGACGTCGTCCTGGAGGTGATGGAGCGCCGCGAGTCCGCGCAGGAGCGGGTCGCCGAGCTGACCGAGCGGGTCGGTTCCGTGCAGGGGAAGATCGACGACGCCGCCGGGCGCCGGGACGCGGCCGTGGAGGAGCTGGACGGCGAGGCGGCCTCGGTCACCAAGGAGCGCGAGGTCATCGTGGGCTCGGTCCCCGGCGATCTGCTGAAGCTCTACGACAAGCTGCGCGAGCAGCAGGGCGGCGTCGGCGCGGCCAAGCTGTACCAGCGCAGTTGCCAGGGGTGCCGCCAGGAGCTGGCGATCACCGAGCTGAGCGAGATCCGCTCGGCGGCGCCCGACACGGTCGTACGCTGCGAGAACTGCCGCCGCATCCTGGTGCGCACGGCCGACTCCGGGCTGTAGGGCCGGTTCGATGGCAGCTTCGGCGGGGGCCCCGGCGGGAGCTTCGGCGGCCGGGCGGGCACGGAGGTTCGTCGTCGAGGCCGACGGCGGGTCACGGGGCAACCCGGGGCCCGCGGGCTACGGGGCGGTGGTGCTGGACGCGGCGACGGGGCAGACCCTCGCCGAGGCCGCCGAGTACCTCGGGGTCGTCACGAACAACGTGGCCGAGTACCGGGGCCTGCTGGCCGGCCTGCGCGCGGCCAGGGAACTGGACCCGGACGCGACCGTCCACGTCCGCATGGACTCCAAGCTCGTCGTCGAGCAGATGTCGGGCCGCTGGAAGATCAAGCACCCGGACATGAAGCCGCTGGCGGCCGAGGCGGCGCGCGTCTTCCCTCCGGGGCGGGTGACGTACGAGTGGATCCCCCGCGCGAGCAACAAGCACGCCGACCGCCTGGCCAACGAGGCGATGGACGCGGGGGCGCGCGGCGAGCAGTGGTCGCCGTCCCGGTCGACGGCGGAACTGGACGCGGGGGGCGCCCGGGCTGCCGCTGCCACTGACGTGGGCGCGGAGGCCGCCGACGCCGCCGCCGCCGTCGAGCGTGGCGCGGGTGCGGGCGCAGATGTGGATGCAGGCGCGGGTCCGGGGGCGCGTGCCGGTTCCGGCGCGGATGCCGGCGCCGGGGCCGGTGCTGACGCGGGTGCCTCTGTGGGTGAGCGCGTCACCCGGGCGGCCCGGACCGACGCCGGGACGGCCACCGACGACACCGGCGCCTCCGCTGCCGACGCCTCCGCTGTCGGCCCCTCCGTTGCCGGCGCCTCCATTACCGGCGCCTCCGCTGCCGGCGCCTCCGCTGCCGGCGCCGAGGTCTCGGCCGTCGCCGACGTGCGGGCCGCCAGGACCGTCGCCTCCCCCGGCTGGGGACCGCCCGACATGGGCGCCCCCGCCACCTTCGTACTGCTCCGGCACGGGGAGACGCCCCTGACGCCGCAGAAGCGGTTCTCCGGGAGCGGCGGCAGCGATCCGTCCCTGTCGGCCGTCGGCCGGGAGCAGGCCGAGAGGGCCGCCGCGAGCCTGGCCCGGCGCGGCACGATCCAGGCGGTCGTCGCCTCGCCCCTGGCCCGCACCCGCGAGACCGCCGGCATCGTCGCCGCCCGCCTCGGCCTGCCGGTGACGGTCGAGGAGGGCCTGCGGGAGACCGACTTCGGGGCCTGGGAGGGACTGACCTTCGGCGAGGCGCGCGAGCGGTACCCCGACGACCTGGACGCCTGGCTGTCCTCCCCGGACGCGGAGCCGACCGGCGGCGGCGAGAGCTTCGCGGCGACCGGGGCGCGGGTCGCCGCCACCCGCGACCGACTGGTCGCGGCCTACGCGGGCCGCACGGTGCTGCTGGTCTCCCATGTGACGCCGATCAAGACGTTCGTACGGCTCGCCCTGGGCGCCCCGCCCGAGTCGCTGTTCCGCATGGAACTGTCGGCGGCGTCGCTGTCGGCGGTGGCGTACTACGCGGACGGCGGCGCCAGCGTGCGGCTGTTCAACGACACGTCCCACCTGCGCTGAGCCCTGCGGCCTCCCGGGCGAGCCGCTCCACGCGCTCCCAGTCCCGGCCGGCCACCGCGTCCTTCGGGATCATCCAACTGCCCCCGACGCAGCCGACGTTGGGCAGTGCCAGGTACTCCGGCGCCGAGGCCGGCCCGATGCCGCCGGTCGGGCAGAAGCGGGCCTGTGGCAGCGGGGCGGCGAGCGCCTTGAGGTAGGTGGTGCCGCCCGCGGCCTCGGCCGGGAAGAACTTCATCTCCCGCACCCCGCGCTCCAGCAGCGCCACCACCTCCGAGGTGGTCGACACCCCCGGCAGGAACGGCACCCCGGACCCCCGCATCGCCGCCAGCAGCACGTCGGTCCACCCGGGGCTCACCAGGAACCGCGCCCCGGCCCGCACGACGTCCTCCACCTGGCCCGGCGTGATGACCGTGCCCGCGCCGACGACCGCGCCCGGCACCTCACCGGCGATCGCGCGGATCGCGTCGACCGCGACCGGCGTCCGCAACGTCACCTCGATCGCGGGCAGCCCGCCGGCGACGAGCGCCCGGGCGAGCGGCACGGCGTCGCCGAGGTCGTCGACGACCACGACGGGAACGACGGGCGCGAGATCCAGCACCGACGGTGTCGACGGCGTCGAGGCGTGCGGGGAGGAGGGCAGCGGTGAGGTCATGACCTCATCGTGCCGTCGGCAAGCATTCTGTGCAATCGTCGTTGCGACCTGCGCAACGGGTGATGCGACGAGGGCTCAGTGGACCTCCGCCACCAGCACGTCCAGCGACCACGGCTTCCCGGCCCCGGCGGGCGCCTCCGCCTCCACCTCGTACCCCAGGTCCCGCAGCGCCTCCACCAGCTCCGCAGGCCCCTCGGGCGCGGTCCCGGACGCCAGCAGGCTCCGCACGATCCGCCCCTTGGTCGCCTTGTTGAAGTGGCTGACCACCTTCCGGGTCGGCGCGTGCAGCACCCGCACGGTCGCCGTCCGCCCGGCGACCTCCCCCTTCGGCCGCCACGCCGCCGCGTACGCCGACGAGCGCAGGTCCAGCACCAGCCGGTCCCCGGCCGCCTCGGGCAGCACCTCGGCCATCGGCGCCCGCCAGTAGGCGCCCAGCGCCCCGAGCCCGGGGAGCTTGACGCCCATCGAGCACCGGTAGGAGGGAATCCGGTCGGTCACCCGCACCGCGCCCCACAGCCCGGAGAACACCAGCAGCGAACGGGCGGCCCGCTTCCCGGCAGCCGGTTCCAGCGAGGCCAGGTCCAGGGCGTCGTACAGCACACCGGTGTAGATCTCCCCGGCCGGGCGGGCCCCCGCCGTCCGCAGCTCCGCGTTCTTGGCCACCTCGCCGCGCAGCCCCTCGCTCAGCCCGAGCACCTCGCGCGCCTTCTCCTCGTCGCCGGCGCACAGCTCGGCCAGCTCGCCGAGGACGGTCTCCCGGGCGGGGGTCAGCCCCGGCAGGGACAGCGACTCCGGCTTCAGCGGGGCGCCCCGGCCGGACGCGGCCTTCCCCTCGGACGGCGGCAGCAGGACAAGCACACGTACTCCTTCACTCCGAGCTCCTGGGCTCCTGGGCTCCTGGGCTCCTGGGCTCCTGGGCTCCAGGTCAGGGTACGGCGTGCCCCTCCCGCGCCCGCTCGACGGCCCGTACGAGACCGCCGGGGCCGTCGGCGTGGCAGCGCACGGCGCGGACCTCGCGCCCCCGCCCTATTCCCGAGGGGCTCGGCTCTGGCGACGGCGGGCGCGGGAGCGAGGCGGGGCGCACGCCCGGTACCATGGTCGATACGGCAGACGAGCCGGGCGGGCGGCCGCGTGGAGTCCCTTACGGGGCTTCCCGAGGAACGTCCGGGCTCCACAGGGCAGGGTGATGGCTAACGGCCACCCGGGGTGACCCGCGGGACAGTGCCACAGAAAGCAGACCGCCCGGCGCTTCGGCGTCGGGTAAGGGTGAAACGGTGGTGTAAGAGACCACCAGTGCCCAGGGCGACCTGGGCAGCTAGGTAAACCCCACCCGGAGCAAGGTCAAGAGGAGACGCCTTCTCGGAAGAGAGGGTGTCTCTGCGCGGACGTTCGAGGGCTGCCCGCCCGAGTCCGCGGGTAGACCGCTGGAGGCCGGTGGCAACGCCGGTCCTAGATGGATGGCCGTCGCCGGCGGGCCCGCGAGGACCCGCCGGAACAGAACCCGGCGTACAGCCCGACTCGTCTGCCGCTCCCCGCGGTCCGCTGTCACGAAATCTCCACGATCAGCGGCATTCCCACACCCGGGCGTCCCCGCCGTCACGAGGGCCGGAGCGCGAACAGGCTTCGCCGTGCGTATAGTTGGCCGAAAATCGACAGCTCGTGCGGATGAGGAAGCCGGTGCACCCCAAGCGGTCGAGGCGATCTGACGCCGCGTCAGTGCGGTTCCCGCCCGCGATCCCGCCCTCCGGCGGTTCCCGCTCGGCGTCGTCCCGGCTACCACAGCGGGACGTGCGAGCGACGGGTTCACGACGAACTCGGATTGCTGACGGACTATGCAACAAGCGGGGCCTTCTCGCACATCAGGGTGATTAGCATGAGCCCTACGTGGTCGGAAGATCGCCCTCCTGTTGGTTGACCTCTTTCCCGGCCCGCGGCTGCCGTTGTGCCGCCGCCCCTGATTCCCCTGCTCTCACGGACCGAGGGACCGCTCCATGCCAGTGCCTGCTTCGCCCAGCCAGCACCAACCGGTGGGGGCGCCGCGCACCTCGTTCGCCGTCCGGTCCGCCGTGCTGGTGACGAGCGCCGTCGCCGGCGGCGCGGCGGTCGCCCTGGCACCGTCCGGCGCCTCCACGTGGACCCTGGCCGTGGTGGTGGCCGCGTGGGTGTGCGTGGCCGTCACCGTCCTCGTCGACCACCGGCTCGTCCACGGGGCCCGCCGCGCGGCCGCCGAGCGGGAGTCGGAGAACAGCCGGCTCAAGGCGGAAGGGGCCCGGCTGTCGGCCGAGATCTCACACCTGGCCGGTGTGACGCTGCCGGCCGTGGCCCGGCGGCTGCGGGAGGGCGCGAGCGCGGCCGAGGTGCTGGGCAGCGTGCCACCGCCGTCCGACCCGCAACTGCGGCGGATCGCGCACACGTTCGCCGCCACCGTCGAGGAGGACGTGCGGCGGACGGCCGCCCTGGACGGCGAATACCGCACGATGCGCAACGAAGTGGACCAGGCGGCGGCCGAGTACGAGCACTTCGTGAAGGAGGCGCTGCCCGCCGCCGTCGCCCGGCTGCGCGACGGCCGGTCCGTCGGCACCGTGCTCGCCGAAGCCGACCTGCCCCGGCTGCCGGCGCTGCGTGTCCCGGCCGAATCCTTCATCCGCGAGCTGGCCCACAGTGAGCGGCGCGCCGCCGCGGCACAGGCCGCCTCCGCCAAGGCGCTCAGCCGCGTCCAGGCCAAGGCCGTGCGGATGCTCGCCGACCTGCGGGAGATGCAGGAGCGGCACGGCGAGGAGGTCTTCGGAGACCTGCTGAAGCTGGACCACAGCACCTCCCAACTCGGCCTGATGACCGACCGGCTGGCGCTGCTCATGGGCGGCCGGTCCAGCCGCGCCTGGAACAAGCCGATCGTGATGGAGAGCATCCTGCGCGGTGCCGCCGGCCGCATCGCCGCCTACCAGCGGGTGCGCCTGCACTGCTCCACCCGCGCCGCGGTCTCCGGCTTCGCCGCCGAGGGCGTGATGCACCTGCTCGCCGAGCTGATGGACAACGCCGCGAACTTCTCCCCGCCCATCGACGAGGTGCACGTCTACGTCGAGGACCGCAGCGCCGGCATCGTCGTCACCATCGAGGACAGCGGCCTGAAGATGGCCGACGCGGCGATGCGCCGCGCCGAGGAGGCCGTGACCGGCCGCGTCACCGACCTCGCGTCACTTCAGGGCACCCGGCTCGGCCTGGCCGTGGTGGGGCGGCTCGCGGCGAAGTACGGCATCAGCGTCAACTACCGCCCCTCCTCCCGCGGCGGCACCGGCGTCGTCGTCCTGCTGCCCCTGGACCTGCTCGCCCAGCAGCGCGACACGGTCCCGCACGAGACGGCCCCCCGGTCCGACGCGATGCCCGCCGCGCTCGCACCCGCCCCGGCCCCGCTGCCCGACACCACCGCCCGCCCCGCGGCCGCGGCGCTGCCCCCGGCCCCCGGGGACCCCGCCGCACGGCCCGGACCGCCCGACGACACCGTCCGCCCCGCGGCCGCGGCGCTGCCCCCGGCCACCGCGCACCCCGCGCGGCCCGAAGGGCCCGACCACGGACGGCACCGGCGGCCCGACGGCACCACGCCGAACGGTCTGCCGGTCCGGGCCCCCGGCCGCACCATGGCCGAGGCGGAGCGCGATCGCGAACAGCGTCAGTCGGCGTCCGGGCAGGCCGGTGACGCACCGGCGACGCGGCGCCAGGCACGCGACGCGGGTTCGCGGTTCGGCGCCTTCCACCGCGCACGGCAGTCCGGGGACGGCACCACCGGACCGGGTGCCCGGCCCGGGTCACAGCCGCCCGCGGCTCCGTAGTCCCACCCCTTCCCGTACGGGGCGGGTCCCCTCTCCCCGTACGGCGTGGGCCCCCTCGCCCCGTACGGCGTCCGGGGCGACGGCGCCCCGTCCCGCTCGAGCTCGTGAGATAGGAGGAACGGGCCGGTGACCGGTCAGCCGGACACCACCGTCCCATCACCCATCATGCAGACCACCGACAACAGCCTCACCTGGCTCCTGCAGGGCCTCTTGGAACAGACCCCCGGCGCACGTCACGCCCTGGTCCTGTCCCGGGACGGCCTCAAGCTCTGCTGGAGCGAGCACCTGACGCTCGACCGGGCCGACCAGCTCTCGGCGATCTGCTCCGGCATCCAGGCCCTCGCCCAAGGGGCCTCCATGGAGTTCGGCGACGGCACCGGCGGCGTCCGGCAGTCGATGACCGAGTTCCACGGCGGCCTGCTGTTCATCGTGGAGGCCGGCGAGGGGGCGCACCTCGCCGTCGTCGCCGAGGAGGACGCCGACCCCGGAGTGATCGGCCACCAGATGACGGAGCTGGTCGAGCAGCTCGGCGAGCACCTGCGGGCCGAGCCGCGGGACCAGGCCAGGGGAAGCGGCACCTCGTGATGCGCAAACCCGTCGACACGGGTGATCCGGACCGGCTCTACACCGTCACCGGTGGTCGGAGCCGTGCCGACGAGTCCTTCGACCTGGTCACCCTCATCGTCAGCGAGAGCGGGCCCGTACCGGGGATGCAGTCGGAGCACGCCCGGATCCTGGAGCTGTGCCGGCACCCCACCGCCGTCGTCGAGATCGCCGCGGAACTCATGCTGCCCGTCATGGTGGTGCGGATCCTGCTCGGCGACCTGCAGGACACGGGCCGCATCACCGCCCGCCATCCGCGCGCGGCGCGGTCCGTCGCCTCCCTGCCTGATTCCGCCCTACTCCAAGAGGTGCTCCATGGGCTCCGCAACCTCTGAGCTGCCCTCCCACCGCACACCGCTGAACGACACCGCGGAGACCGGTCTCAAGATCGTCGTCGTGGGCGGATTCGGCGTCGGCAAGACGACCCTGGTCCGCTCCGTGAGCGAGATCCGGCCACTCAAC
Coding sequences within it:
- a CDS encoding MaoC/PaaZ C-terminal domain-containing protein; the protein is MPINAAEALAAAPRVREIAWDHRDVLLYHLGIGAGLPATDPRELRYTLESRLHVLPSFATVAGGGPPGVIGALSVPGVDVDLAHVLHGGQCLRPYRPVPVRGRARAASRIVAAYDKGTAAVLVLRTEVTDADGPLWTDEAEIFVRGEGGWGGERGPSGRPAPPPAAAPDHVAERPVREDQALLHRLSGDWNPLHADPEFAARAGFDRPVLHGLCTYGSTLKSVVDTLLDGDVTRVREYRTRFAGVVYPGETLRVRMWRSAVPDGGGPVRDGGGPVPDDGGLVRGGGDPARDGEAPVPGDGGPVGGGGGAVRVAVSAVERGDAPVLADTVVRYG
- a CDS encoding Nif3-like dinuclear metal center hexameric protein; translation: MPRLSEVIAALENLWPAERAESWDAVGTVVGEPDQEVSRVLFAVDPVQEIVDEAVKLGAGLLVTHHPLYLRGTTTVAASTFKGRVVHTLIKNDIALHVAHTNADTADPGVSDALAGALDLRVVRPLVPDPHDPAGRRGLGRVCEPEHPLTVRELAARAAERLPATAQGIRVAGDPEATVRTVAVSGGSGDGLFDHVRAAGVDAFLTADLRHHPVSEFSADRARGPLALLDAAHWATEWPWCELAAAQLDEISDRHGWDLRVHVSKTVTDPWTAHAASTPTSDTMGAPN
- a CDS encoding zinc ribbon domain-containing protein, producing MKAAPADQIRLLDVQGLDVRLQQIAHKRRSLPEHAEIESLTKDLTQLRDLLVAAQTEESDCAREQTKAEQDVDQVRQRATRDQQRLDSGAVTSPKDLENLQREIASLAKRQGDLEDVVLEVMERRESAQERVAELTERVGSVQGKIDDAAGRRDAAVEELDGEAASVTKEREVIVGSVPGDLLKLYDKLREQQGGVGAAKLYQRSCQGCRQELAITELSEIRSAAPDTVVRCENCRRILVRTADSGL
- a CDS encoding bifunctional RNase H/acid phosphatase, yielding MAASAGAPAGASAAGRARRFVVEADGGSRGNPGPAGYGAVVLDAATGQTLAEAAEYLGVVTNNVAEYRGLLAGLRAARELDPDATVHVRMDSKLVVEQMSGRWKIKHPDMKPLAAEAARVFPPGRVTYEWIPRASNKHADRLANEAMDAGARGEQWSPSRSTAELDAGGARAAAATDVGAEAADAAAAVERGAGAGADVDAGAGPGARAGSGADAGAGAGADAGASVGERVTRAARTDAGTATDDTGASAADASAVGPSVAGASITGASAAGASAAGAEVSAVADVRAARTVASPGWGPPDMGAPATFVLLRHGETPLTPQKRFSGSGGSDPSLSAVGREQAERAAASLARRGTIQAVVASPLARTRETAGIVAARLGLPVTVEEGLRETDFGAWEGLTFGEARERYPDDLDAWLSSPDAEPTGGGESFAATGARVAATRDRLVAAYAGRTVLLVSHVTPIKTFVRLALGAPPESLFRMELSAASLSAVAYYADGGASVRLFNDTSHLR
- the eda gene encoding bifunctional 4-hydroxy-2-oxoglutarate aldolase/2-dehydro-3-deoxy-phosphogluconate aldolase yields the protein MTSPLPSSPHASTPSTPSVLDLAPVVPVVVVDDLGDAVPLARALVAGGLPAIEVTLRTPVAVDAIRAIAGEVPGAVVGAGTVITPGQVEDVVRAGARFLVSPGWTDVLLAAMRGSGVPFLPGVSTTSEVVALLERGVREMKFFPAEAAGGTTYLKALAAPLPQARFCPTGGIGPASAPEYLALPNVGCVGGSWMIPKDAVAGRDWERVERLAREAAGLSAGGTCR
- the yaaA gene encoding peroxide stress protein YaaA, with the translated sequence MLVLLPPSEGKAASGRGAPLKPESLSLPGLTPARETVLGELAELCAGDEEKAREVLGLSEGLRGEVAKNAELRTAGARPAGEIYTGVLYDALDLASLEPAAGKRAARSLLVFSGLWGAVRVTDRIPSYRCSMGVKLPGLGALGAYWRAPMAEVLPEAAGDRLVLDLRSSAYAAAWRPKGEVAGRTATVRVLHAPTRKVVSHFNKATKGRIVRSLLASGTAPEGPAELVEALRDLGYEVEAEAPAGAGKPWSLDVLVAEVH
- a CDS encoding ATP-binding protein; translation: MPVPASPSQHQPVGAPRTSFAVRSAVLVTSAVAGGAAVALAPSGASTWTLAVVVAAWVCVAVTVLVDHRLVHGARRAAAERESENSRLKAEGARLSAEISHLAGVTLPAVARRLREGASAAEVLGSVPPPSDPQLRRIAHTFAATVEEDVRRTAALDGEYRTMRNEVDQAAAEYEHFVKEALPAAVARLRDGRSVGTVLAEADLPRLPALRVPAESFIRELAHSERRAAAAQAASAKALSRVQAKAVRMLADLREMQERHGEEVFGDLLKLDHSTSQLGLMTDRLALLMGGRSSRAWNKPIVMESILRGAAGRIAAYQRVRLHCSTRAAVSGFAAEGVMHLLAELMDNAANFSPPIDEVHVYVEDRSAGIVVTIEDSGLKMADAAMRRAEEAVTGRVTDLASLQGTRLGLAVVGRLAAKYGISVNYRPSSRGGTGVVVLLPLDLLAQQRDTVPHETAPRSDAMPAALAPAPAPLPDTTARPAAAALPPAPGDPAARPGPPDDTVRPAAAALPPATAHPARPEGPDHGRHRRPDGTTPNGLPVRAPGRTMAEAERDREQRQSASGQAGDAPATRRQARDAGSRFGAFHRARQSGDGTTGPGARPGSQPPAAP
- a CDS encoding roadblock/LC7 domain-containing protein, producing MQTTDNSLTWLLQGLLEQTPGARHALVLSRDGLKLCWSEHLTLDRADQLSAICSGIQALAQGASMEFGDGTGGVRQSMTEFHGGLLFIVEAGEGAHLAVVAEEDADPGVIGHQMTELVEQLGEHLRAEPRDQARGSGTS
- a CDS encoding DUF742 domain-containing protein, whose product is MMRKPVDTGDPDRLYTVTGGRSRADESFDLVTLIVSESGPVPGMQSEHARILELCRHPTAVVEIAAELMLPVMVVRILLGDLQDTGRITARHPRAARSVASLPDSALLQEVLHGLRNL